A single region of the Rathayibacter rathayi genome encodes:
- a CDS encoding helix-turn-helix domain-containing protein, with product MESRREKQNFVDRGIALQDADAVRWLRQHGSVVIEATALRLFADELRTPHLHLIRIWHSALRALRSSSEDMLVILVPIEGAVCVRSESHDRDWTGNVGEILLVRGADVSLVSTAESAARYEVLLRTDQVPAFLHPPHGSAVVLRSVAPELRALVISTVNVALNVGIAKTSPGFTAFTTAILQMLIALLLDSAPPAGPENPGVLDLHRRACAVIASSFPDPELTPAELARRLEVSPSYLRRTFAHAGTTATRELRRARLRLARRYLDDAQRSRQDIATLSGFKDVHALLYALRAQGDTQD from the coding sequence ATGGAGAGTCGTCGAGAAAAGCAAAACTTTGTCGACCGGGGAATAGCACTGCAGGACGCTGACGCCGTGCGCTGGCTCCGCCAGCACGGTTCAGTGGTTATCGAGGCCACCGCACTGCGATTGTTCGCGGACGAGCTGCGCACGCCGCATCTGCATCTCATCCGTATCTGGCACTCCGCTCTGCGTGCCCTGCGCTCATCAAGCGAAGACATGCTCGTGATACTCGTTCCGATCGAGGGCGCCGTCTGTGTCCGCTCCGAGAGCCACGATCGGGACTGGACAGGGAATGTTGGGGAGATCCTGCTTGTGAGAGGTGCCGACGTCTCTCTGGTGTCGACCGCCGAGAGTGCGGCGAGGTACGAAGTCCTCCTTCGGACCGATCAGGTCCCGGCATTCCTTCATCCACCGCATGGCTCGGCGGTCGTTCTCCGCTCGGTCGCGCCGGAACTCCGCGCGCTCGTGATCTCGACCGTCAACGTCGCTCTCAATGTCGGCATCGCCAAGACCAGCCCCGGATTCACGGCTTTCACGACGGCCATCCTGCAGATGCTGATAGCACTTTTGCTCGACTCAGCCCCGCCGGCAGGTCCGGAGAATCCCGGGGTCCTCGACCTGCACCGCCGGGCCTGCGCCGTCATCGCCTCCAGCTTCCCGGATCCGGAGCTGACCCCAGCCGAACTCGCCCGGCGACTCGAGGTCTCGCCCAGTTACTTGCGACGGACCTTCGCCCATGCCGGCACGACGGCGACCAGGGAGCTCCGCCGCGCACGATTGCGGCTCGCGCGGCGGTATCTGGATGATGCACAGCGGTCCCGGCAGGACATCGCCACACTCTCCGGGTTTAAGGACGTGCACGCCCTGCTGTACGCACTACGGGCTCAGGGGGACACCCAGGACTGA
- a CDS encoding gamma-glutamyl-gamma-aminobutyrate hydrolase family protein, which yields MTRSLAIVEVAHARPGREEYHAYVQILNGRILTLARERGWHAERFAAEELGTAELLARTAGADALVLAGGEDIAPEWYGAERGYPAEGPHAERADAAQIAVVHRALARRTPLLGICRGLQIVNVALGGTLVQDLGPEAEHVNAAAPAHQRMHRHEVAIAADSVLAKLFRAEALAVQSAHHQAVDVLAPGLRVVARADDGVVEAVEHGCAPVLGVQWHPEDPEAPPGQLAILLEGLLAASGVALAA from the coding sequence ATGACCCGCTCGCTCGCCATCGTCGAGGTCGCCCACGCGCGGCCGGGCCGCGAGGAGTATCACGCGTACGTACAGATCCTGAACGGCCGCATCCTGACCCTCGCCCGCGAGCGCGGCTGGCACGCCGAGCGCTTCGCGGCCGAGGAGCTGGGCACGGCGGAGCTGCTGGCCCGCACGGCGGGGGCGGACGCCCTGGTGCTCGCGGGCGGCGAGGACATCGCTCCGGAGTGGTACGGGGCCGAGCGCGGCTACCCGGCTGAGGGTCCCCACGCGGAGCGTGCTGATGCCGCGCAGATCGCCGTGGTGCACCGCGCGCTGGCCAGGCGCACCCCTCTGCTCGGCATCTGCCGCGGCCTCCAGATCGTGAACGTCGCCCTGGGTGGCACGCTGGTGCAGGACCTGGGTCCCGAGGCGGAGCATGTCAACGCGGCCGCTCCCGCGCACCAGCGCATGCACCGGCACGAGGTCGCGATTGCGGCGGACTCCGTGCTCGCTAAGCTCTTCCGGGCGGAGGCGCTGGCCGTGCAGAGCGCGCACCACCAGGCGGTGGACGTGCTCGCTCCGGGTCTTCGTGTCGTCGCTCGCGCCGACGACGGCGTGGTCGAAGCGGTCGAGCACGGCTGCGCTCCCGTCCTCGGGGTGCAGTGGCATCCGGAGGACCCCGAGGCTCCGCCGGGTCAGCTGGCAATTCTCCTCGAGGGACTTCTCGCCGCATCGGGGGTCGCGCTCGCGGCTTGA